The Burkholderia ambifaria AMMD genome includes a region encoding these proteins:
- a CDS encoding TadE/TadG family type IV pilus assembly protein: protein MKRLPIRRSRMRGVAAVEFALVLMPMIVLATGVAEFGRAIYQYETLTKATRNAARYLSVFLPNDSAYPLAAAQCLVVYGSTTCGSAGTELVPGLTTSMVIVCDATHSTDCGDASDPSQFANLPTYDSTNNAPSGTATGSINLVEVKVKGYQYQPIPAYPGLSSITFGNIVTVMRQVS from the coding sequence ATGAAGAGGCTCCCGATTCGCCGGTCACGCATGCGCGGTGTCGCCGCGGTCGAATTCGCGCTCGTGCTGATGCCGATGATCGTGCTTGCGACCGGCGTGGCCGAGTTCGGCCGCGCGATCTACCAGTACGAGACGCTCACGAAGGCGACGCGCAACGCGGCGCGCTACCTGTCGGTGTTTTTGCCGAACGACAGCGCGTATCCGCTCGCGGCGGCGCAGTGCCTCGTCGTGTACGGCAGCACCACGTGCGGCTCCGCCGGCACCGAGCTGGTGCCGGGGCTCACGACGTCGATGGTGATCGTGTGCGATGCCACGCATTCGACCGATTGCGGCGACGCGTCCGACCCGTCGCAGTTCGCGAACCTGCCGACCTACGACTCGACCAACAACGCGCCAAGCGGCACGGCGACCGGCAGCATCAACCTCGTCGAAGTGAAGGTGAAGGGCTATCAGTACCAGCCGATTCCGGCCTACCCGGGGCTGTCGTCGATCACCTTCGGCAACATCGTCACCGTGATGAGGCAAGTGTCATGA
- a CDS encoding AAA family ATPase: MINILVAADDTARLMQIARLVTDSGHYRVTRAHGRPSQIEHRTDGLDSFDILLIDGALTDAAELSAIERICRLHPCLIGILVTADAAPHVLLDAMRAGARDVLQWPIDPAALARALERAAAQSTRRDGGDTRFVSFMSCKGGAGTSFAASNVAYEIAEAHKRRVLLVDLNQQFADAAFLVSDETPPSTLPQLCAQIERLDGAFLDASVAHVTPTFHVLAGAGDPVKAAEMREDALEWILGVAAPRYDFVIFDIGVSINPLSMIALDRSDQIQLVLQPAMPHVRAGRRLLEILVSLGYPVDQLRLVVNRMTRAGDRSRAALEEVLGLHASCTIPDDVDTVREALDLGHPASRVARSAAVTRALQACAKQIVEGDVRTRHGTSSSEPLMSRLFGRKATPKLKSM, encoded by the coding sequence ATGATCAATATCCTCGTAGCCGCCGACGATACCGCCCGGCTCATGCAGATCGCGCGTCTGGTCACGGACAGCGGACACTATCGCGTGACACGTGCGCACGGTCGGCCGTCCCAGATCGAGCATCGCACCGATGGACTTGATTCATTCGATATCCTGCTGATCGACGGCGCATTGACCGATGCGGCCGAGCTGTCGGCGATCGAGCGGATCTGCCGGCTGCACCCGTGCCTGATCGGCATCCTGGTGACCGCGGATGCGGCGCCCCATGTGCTGCTGGACGCGATGCGCGCCGGCGCGCGCGACGTGCTGCAGTGGCCGATCGATCCGGCCGCGCTCGCCCGCGCGCTCGAACGCGCCGCCGCGCAAAGCACGCGGCGCGACGGCGGCGATACGCGCTTCGTGTCGTTCATGTCGTGCAAGGGCGGCGCCGGCACCAGCTTCGCCGCGAGCAACGTCGCGTACGAGATCGCCGAAGCCCACAAGCGCCGCGTGCTGCTGGTCGATCTGAACCAGCAGTTCGCGGATGCCGCGTTCCTCGTCAGCGACGAGACGCCGCCGTCGACGCTGCCGCAGCTCTGCGCGCAGATCGAGCGGCTCGACGGCGCGTTTCTCGACGCGAGCGTCGCGCACGTGACGCCGACCTTCCACGTGCTGGCGGGCGCGGGCGACCCGGTCAAGGCCGCCGAGATGCGCGAGGATGCGCTCGAATGGATCCTCGGCGTCGCGGCGCCGCGCTACGACTTCGTGATCTTCGACATCGGCGTGAGCATCAACCCGCTGTCGATGATCGCGCTGGATCGCAGCGACCAGATCCAGCTCGTGCTGCAGCCCGCGATGCCGCACGTGCGCGCGGGCCGCCGGCTGCTGGAGATTCTCGTGTCGCTCGGCTACCCGGTCGACCAGTTGCGGCTGGTGGTGAACCGGATGACGCGCGCGGGCGACCGGTCCCGCGCCGCGCTCGAGGAAGTGCTCGGCCTGCACGCCAGCTGCACGATACCCGACGATGTCGACACGGTACGCGAAGCGCTCGACCTCGGGCATCCGGCCTCGCGCGTCGCACGTAGCGCTGCCGTTACGCGGGCATTGCAGGCCTGCGCGAAGCAGATCGTCGAAGGGGACGTGCGCACGCGGCACGGCACGTCCAGCAGCGAACCGTTGATGTCCCGGCTGTTCGGCCGCAAGGCCACGCCGAAGCTCAAATCCATGTGA
- a CDS encoding CpaF family protein, whose product MSLREQMSLYRTQPQAAGTEPAGAAHSSVRDAYQKLRREIHLTVLDRVELERLSRLPQEQVRQEISSLISRILDEERLLANDIERRQLAIDVYDEMFGFGPLESLLRDPGISDILVNTYRQVYVERSGQLELTDVTFYDDAHLMKVIEKIVSRVGRRIDESTPMVDARLPDGSRVNAIIPPSAIDGPLMSIRRFAVNPLKMDDLVAYQSLTPPMAELLDALAHAKVNVLVSGGTGSGKTTLLNILSGFIPRSERIVTIEDAAELQLQQPHVLRLETRPPNIEGKGEITQRTLVRNALRMRPDRIILGEVRGAEALDMLNAMNTGHEGSLATIHANTPRDALTRLENMISVGGLTLPPKTMRQQIASAISVVVQATRLTDGKRKIVSIQELTGMEGDIINMQEIFTFKRTGMDRDGTVRGHFCATGVRPKFAERLQAFGINLPDSLYDPAQRYETK is encoded by the coding sequence ATGTCATTGCGCGAACAGATGTCCTTGTACCGGACGCAGCCGCAGGCGGCGGGCACCGAACCGGCAGGTGCGGCGCATTCGTCGGTACGCGATGCGTACCAGAAGCTGCGCCGTGAAATTCACCTGACGGTGCTTGATCGCGTCGAGCTCGAGCGCCTGTCACGCCTGCCGCAGGAACAGGTCCGGCAGGAAATCTCGTCGCTGATCTCGCGCATTCTCGACGAGGAGCGGCTACTCGCGAACGACATCGAGCGGCGCCAGCTCGCGATCGACGTGTACGACGAAATGTTCGGTTTCGGCCCGCTCGAGTCGCTGCTGCGCGACCCCGGCATCTCCGACATCCTCGTGAACACGTACCGGCAGGTTTACGTCGAGCGCAGCGGCCAGCTCGAGCTGACCGACGTGACGTTCTACGACGACGCGCACCTGATGAAGGTGATCGAGAAGATCGTGTCGCGGGTCGGGCGGCGCATCGACGAATCGACCCCGATGGTCGATGCGCGCCTGCCGGACGGCTCGCGCGTGAACGCGATCATTCCGCCGTCGGCGATCGACGGGCCGCTGATGTCGATCCGGCGCTTCGCGGTCAACCCGCTGAAGATGGACGACCTCGTGGCCTACCAGAGCCTCACGCCGCCGATGGCGGAACTGCTCGACGCGCTGGCCCACGCGAAAGTGAACGTGCTCGTGTCGGGCGGCACCGGCAGCGGCAAGACGACGCTGCTCAACATCCTGTCGGGCTTCATTCCGCGCTCGGAGCGGATCGTGACGATCGAGGATGCGGCCGAGCTGCAGCTGCAGCAACCGCACGTGCTGCGGCTCGAAACGCGGCCGCCGAACATCGAGGGAAAGGGCGAGATCACGCAACGCACGCTCGTGCGCAACGCGCTGCGGATGCGGCCGGACCGGATCATTCTCGGCGAAGTGCGCGGCGCGGAAGCGCTCGACATGCTCAATGCGATGAACACCGGCCACGAAGGCTCGCTCGCGACGATCCACGCGAACACGCCGCGCGATGCGCTGACGCGGCTCGAGAACATGATCAGCGTCGGCGGCCTGACGCTGCCGCCGAAGACGATGCGCCAGCAGATCGCGTCGGCGATCTCGGTGGTGGTCCAGGCGACGCGGCTCACCGACGGCAAGCGCAAGATCGTCAGCATCCAGGAGTTGACCGGGATGGAAGGCGACATCATCAACATGCAGGAGATCTTCACGTTCAAGCGCACCGGCATGGATCGCGACGGTACGGTGCGCGGACACTTCTGCGCGACCGGCGTGCGGCCGAAGTTCGCCGAGCGTCTGCAGGCGTTCGGCATCAATCTGCCGGATTCGCTGTACGACCCGGCGCAGCGTTACGAGACGAAGTGA
- a CDS encoding pilus assembly protein TadG-related protein codes for MSSAARHPKLTRHSLHRQQGAVAIIVGLALAMMIGFVGLALDLGKLYVTRSELQNSADSCALSAARDLTSAISLQVAEADGIAAGHANYAFFQQNAVQMQTDSNVTFSDSLTNPFLTKTAVATPANVKYVKCTAQLSNIAHWFIEVLNTIPGVQVANASQVAASAIATVGAGQTTCAIPVFVCKPASSAPYKVGDWISSPSGSSTTYGPGNFGWAALDGSTNEPTIASELSGNTCNITSPPDLGSTGLKAASLRAWNTRFGIYTNGANGSSGQPDFTGYAYVGPKYGPPGTAGIVGDAYTQFVLDRASFKAYQGDGTPPTGSGISTNGTVTASNYQTYGGDRRVALAPEGDCSTLSGSSGKVHVTQWDCVLMLDPLPFSPGAGGVVAHLEYLGSTASGTTPCATHGLPGSGSSVGIKVPMLVQ; via the coding sequence TCTGCATCGTCAGCAAGGCGCCGTTGCAATCATCGTCGGTCTCGCACTGGCGATGATGATCGGGTTCGTCGGTCTCGCGCTGGACCTCGGCAAGCTGTACGTCACGCGCAGCGAACTGCAGAACAGCGCCGATTCATGCGCGCTGTCCGCTGCGCGCGACCTGACGTCGGCCATCAGCCTGCAGGTCGCGGAAGCCGACGGCATCGCCGCCGGCCACGCGAATTACGCGTTCTTCCAGCAGAACGCGGTACAGATGCAGACGGATTCGAACGTCACGTTCAGCGATTCGCTGACCAATCCGTTTCTGACCAAGACGGCGGTCGCCACACCGGCGAACGTCAAGTACGTGAAGTGCACCGCGCAGTTGAGCAACATCGCGCACTGGTTCATCGAGGTGCTCAACACGATTCCCGGCGTGCAGGTCGCGAACGCGTCGCAGGTCGCGGCCAGCGCGATCGCGACGGTCGGGGCCGGGCAGACCACCTGCGCGATTCCGGTGTTCGTGTGCAAGCCGGCGTCCTCCGCGCCGTACAAGGTCGGCGACTGGATCTCGTCGCCGTCCGGCTCGTCGACGACGTACGGGCCCGGCAACTTCGGCTGGGCGGCGCTCGATGGCTCGACGAACGAGCCGACCATCGCCAGCGAACTGTCCGGCAACACCTGCAACATCACGTCGCCGCCGGACCTCGGCTCGACGGGCCTGAAGGCCGCATCGCTGCGCGCCTGGAACACCCGCTTCGGCATCTACACGAACGGCGCCAACGGCTCGAGCGGCCAGCCTGACTTCACCGGCTATGCGTATGTCGGCCCGAAATACGGGCCGCCGGGAACCGCGGGCATCGTCGGCGACGCGTACACGCAATTCGTGCTCGATCGCGCGAGCTTCAAGGCCTATCAGGGCGACGGTACGCCGCCCACCGGCAGCGGCATCTCGACCAACGGGACCGTCACGGCCAGCAACTACCAGACGTATGGCGGCGACCGCCGGGTCGCGCTGGCCCCCGAGGGCGATTGCTCGACGCTGTCGGGCAGCAGCGGCAAGGTGCACGTCACGCAGTGGGACTGCGTGCTGATGCTCGATCCGCTGCCGTTCAGCCCGGGAGCCGGCGGGGTCGTGGCGCACCTCGAATACCTCGGCTCCACGGCCTCCGGCACCACGCCGTGCGCGACGCACGGCCTGCCGGGCAGCGGCAGCTCGGTCGGTATCAAGGTACCGATGCTCGTTCAATAG
- a CDS encoding TadE/TadG family type IV pilus assembly protein, whose product MNPRPSPLSRRRAQRGSTIVEFALIASILIMLLIGIFEFGRVMFYWNTASEAIRLGARTAIVCDVNAAGVVKRVRSLMPILADSNVSVSYSPSGCDVSSCSFVTVSISNVTVNTMIPIANVAITMPSFTTTLSRESLNSSTGGSACQ is encoded by the coding sequence ATGAACCCGCGTCCCTCTCCGCTGTCGCGCCGTCGCGCCCAACGCGGCTCCACGATTGTCGAATTCGCGCTGATCGCATCGATCCTGATCATGCTGCTGATCGGCATCTTCGAATTCGGGCGCGTGATGTTTTACTGGAACACGGCGAGCGAGGCCATCCGGCTCGGCGCCCGCACGGCGATCGTCTGCGACGTGAACGCGGCCGGCGTCGTGAAGCGCGTGCGGTCGCTCATGCCGATCCTGGCCGACTCGAACGTGTCGGTGAGCTACTCGCCATCAGGCTGCGACGTGAGCTCCTGCTCGTTCGTGACCGTCAGCATCAGCAATGTCACTGTCAACACGATGATCCCGATCGCGAACGTTGCGATCACGATGCCGTCGTTCACCACGACGCTGTCGCGGGAAAGCCTGAACTCCTCGACGGGCGGAAGCGCCTGTCAATAA